The Streptococcus toyakuensis genome has a window encoding:
- the trxA gene encoding thioredoxin gives MAKAITDATFEQETKDGLVLVDFWATWCGPCRMQGPILDKLSEELSEDVLKIVKMDVDENPNTARAFGIMSIPTLLFKKDGQVVKQVAGVHTAEQIKAIVAELS, from the coding sequence ATGGCAAAAGCAATTACAGATGCAACATTCGAACAAGAAACAAAAGACGGTTTGGTCTTGGTAGACTTCTGGGCAACTTGGTGTGGTCCATGTCGTATGCAAGGTCCAATCTTGGACAAATTATCTGAAGAACTTTCAGAAGATGTCTTGAAAATCGTTAAAATGGACGTTGATGAAAATCCAAACACAGCTCGTGCTTTTGGAATCATGTCTATCCCAACCCTTCTCTTCAAAAAAGACGGCCAAGTAGTCAAACAAGTTGCTGGTGTTCACACAGCAGAACAAATCAAGGCCATTGTTGCTGAATTGAGCTAA
- a CDS encoding MarR family winged helix-turn-helix transcriptional regulator: MTYLEKWFDFNRRQKEIESLLEETIAQQSEQSLTLKEFYLLYYLDLAQEKSLRQIDLPDKLHLSPSAVSRMVARLEAKNCGLLSRMCCDQDRRSSFICLTSDGQKTLATLQKAVEESLETGLDFLI; the protein is encoded by the coding sequence ATGACCTATTTGGAAAAATGGTTTGACTTCAATCGGCGTCAAAAAGAAATTGAAAGTCTCTTGGAAGAGACTATTGCCCAGCAGAGCGAGCAAAGTCTAACCTTGAAAGAGTTCTACCTCCTCTACTACCTGGACTTGGCCCAAGAAAAATCTCTACGCCAGATTGACCTACCAGATAAGCTTCATCTGAGCCCGAGCGCTGTTTCTCGGATGGTGGCTCGCTTGGAAGCTAAAAATTGCGGTCTGCTTAGTCGCATGTGTTGTGATCAAGATAGACGCTCTAGCTTTATCTGCCTGACAAGTGATGGGCAAAAAACACTAGCCACACTACAAAAGGCTGTCGAAGAAAGCTTGGAAACTGGTTTGGATTTCTTGATTTAA
- the queC gene encoding 7-cyano-7-deazaguanine synthase QueC, translating into MKRQSALVVFSGGQDSTTCLFWAKEHYETVEAVTFAYGQRHHLEIQVAREIAKEQGIRHHILDMSLLGQITENALTSDLEIEQKEGEVPNTFVDGRNHLFLSFAAVLAKQRGMKDIVTGVCETDFSGYPDCRDVFVKSLNVTLNLAMEYDFVIQTPLMWLDKAETWELADQLGAFDYVREKTLTCYNGIIGSGCGDCPACHLRQHGLDVYLSQKGEA; encoded by the coding sequence ATGAAACGTCAATCAGCCTTGGTCGTCTTTAGTGGCGGTCAAGATTCTACAACCTGCCTCTTTTGGGCTAAAGAACACTATGAAACGGTCGAAGCCGTCACCTTTGCCTACGGCCAACGCCATCATCTCGAAATTCAAGTCGCTAGAGAAATCGCCAAGGAACAGGGGATTCGTCATCATATCCTAGATATGTCTCTGCTGGGGCAAATCACTGAAAATGCCTTGACTTCTGATCTGGAGATTGAGCAAAAAGAGGGAGAGGTTCCCAATACCTTTGTTGACGGTCGCAACCACCTCTTTCTATCCTTTGCGGCAGTTCTTGCCAAACAACGGGGCATGAAAGATATCGTGACAGGTGTCTGCGAAACAGACTTCTCAGGCTACCCTGATTGTCGGGATGTCTTTGTCAAATCTCTTAATGTTACCCTCAACCTTGCTATGGAATACGACTTTGTTATCCAAACACCTCTCATGTGGCTAGACAAGGCTGAAACTTGGGAATTAGCCGACCAACTCGGTGCCTTTGACTATGTTCGTGAAAAGACCTTAACCTGCTACAACGGAATTATCGGGAGTGGCTGTGGAGATTGCCCAGCCTGCCACCTACGTCAGCATGGTCTAGATGTTTATCTCTCACAGAAAGGAGAGGCCTAA
- a CDS encoding DUF4649 family protein: MIEITYLDASKNERTVTFESYEDFDRSQQACLIGVADYYPVQKLTYNGHDLDYHGTYGDIFFYLKKQDLSQYN; the protein is encoded by the coding sequence ATGATTGAAATTACCTATCTAGATGCCAGCAAGAACGAAAGAACTGTAACGTTCGAATCTTATGAAGACTTTGATCGTTCACAACAAGCTTGTCTTATCGGCGTCGCAGACTACTACCCTGTTCAAAAATTGACTTACAACGGTCATGATTTGGACTACCATGGAACTTACGGAGATATCTTCTTCTATCTCAAGAAACAAGATTTAAGCCAATATAACTAA